The Clostridium chauvoei genome has a window encoding:
- a CDS encoding ABC-three component system middle component 6 — MIMPKKHITLSESYIGFGAFVLDMLKEPLTIDDCWNKIQKKYIDKGLISKKHSFDSLILTVDLLFALNTVDINERGEIYNVYKKTNS, encoded by the coding sequence ATGATTATGCCGAAAAAACATATTACTTTATCTGAATCGTATATAGGTTTTGGTGCATTTGTACTTGATATGCTTAAAGAGCCACTGACAATAGATGATTGTTGGAATAAAATTCAAAAAAAGTATATTGATAAGGGTTTAATTAGCAAAAAGCACTCGTTTGATAGCTTAATTTTAACAGTAGATTTATTATTTGCATTAAACACAGTAGATATTAATGAAAGGGGAGAGATTTACAATGTATATAAAAAGACTAACAGCTAA
- a CDS encoding ImmA/IrrE family metallo-endopeptidase, whose protein sequence is MTYEELLTEALENDIDIVEFSLKGQGKGYYCDNIIIIDSNIHTNTEKKCILAEELGHHFKNYSNIIKKSTNSLKQENLARRWGHAKLISIFSLLDAFNNGITSRFELAKYLDVTEEFLQESIETMKAKYGTHLELDNYIIYFEPYFGVLRIN, encoded by the coding sequence ATGACTTATGAAGAACTTTTAACTGAAGCATTAGAGAATGACATTGATATAGTTGAATTTTCTTTAAAGGGGCAAGGAAAAGGCTATTATTGTGATAATATCATCATTATTGATAGCAATATTCATACAAATACAGAAAAGAAATGTATTTTGGCTGAAGAATTAGGTCATCACTTCAAAAATTATAGTAATATAATAAAAAAATCTACTAATTCTTTAAAACAAGAAAATTTAGCACGAAGATGGGGACATGCTAAATTAATTAGTATTTTTAGCTTACTAGATGCCTTTAACAATGGTATTACAAGTAGATTTGAATTAGCTAAATATCTTGATGTAACTGAGGAATTTTTACAAGAGTCTATAGAAACAATGAAAGCTAAATATGGTACTCATTTAGAACTTGATAATTATATTATTTATTTTGAACCTTATTTTGGTGTACTCCGAATCAATTAA
- a CDS encoding recombinase family protein, whose product MIKIRAAIYVRKSRLSEKGESINNQIDLCKKYFYNLQLDTSIEFLVYQDEGFSGGNTNRPEFQKLIRDIKKKRFNYLICYKLDRISRNVADFTSTLKILEENNVNFISITEQFDTTSVMGRAMINISATFAQMERETIAERIRDNMLELSKTGRWLGGTCPLGFKSTSVNYESNGHKKKMYKLQVVDNEMDIVKLIFNLYIEKKSCSPIARYLCSNGIKGKNGGDFSRNTVLQILTNPVYCTADKKALDYFKNLGATIEGNANSNCGIMAYNKRKNGKKDNPINEWIISTGAHIGVISSTQWIQCQNILNDIRKKPNNRTGTGSKFLLSGLLRCAHCNSSMCSWSRNNPNGKYERYYRCELKNRASNRCICKMLNADKAESFVIDLLKNLDIKTIENYKNNSTIENASSIERKKTMLNKTLNENNKIISGLIKKLALLDDMDILNTIQNEIKSLKTENKTIEKNINNLSIKSFVVEDEKENKKAFIESLKLFKKTIDLIGDIEIKRNMIENLVEYFTYNSETKQIKFKLRL is encoded by the coding sequence GTGATTAAAATTAGAGCAGCAATATATGTAAGAAAATCAAGATTATCTGAAAAAGGTGAATCTATTAATAATCAAATAGATCTATGTAAAAAATATTTTTATAATCTTCAATTAGATACTTCTATTGAATTTTTAGTTTATCAAGATGAAGGTTTTAGTGGTGGAAATACTAATAGACCAGAATTCCAAAAATTAATTAGAGATATAAAGAAAAAAAGATTTAACTATCTTATTTGCTATAAGCTTGATAGAATTTCTAGAAATGTAGCTGATTTCACTTCTACTCTTAAAATTTTAGAGGAAAATAACGTAAACTTTATATCAATAACAGAACAATTTGATACCACTTCAGTTATGGGTAGAGCTATGATCAACATTTCTGCTACCTTTGCTCAAATGGAAAGGGAAACTATAGCTGAAAGAATAAGAGATAATATGCTTGAGTTATCTAAAACAGGCAGATGGCTTGGTGGTACTTGCCCTCTTGGTTTTAAATCTACTTCTGTTAATTATGAAAGTAATGGCCATAAAAAGAAAATGTACAAACTTCAAGTAGTTGATAATGAAATGGATATAGTTAAACTTATATTTAATCTATATATTGAGAAAAAAAGTTGTAGTCCTATTGCTAGATATCTTTGTAGTAATGGAATAAAAGGTAAAAATGGTGGTGACTTTAGTAGAAATACTGTCCTTCAAATATTAACTAATCCTGTTTATTGTACTGCTGATAAAAAGGCTTTAGATTATTTTAAAAATCTAGGTGCTACTATTGAAGGAAATGCCAATTCTAATTGCGGTATTATGGCTTATAACAAGCGTAAAAATGGCAAGAAAGATAATCCTATAAATGAATGGATAATATCAACAGGAGCTCATATAGGAGTTATATCATCAACTCAATGGATACAATGTCAAAATATATTAAATGATATTAGGAAAAAACCTAACAATAGAACTGGAACTGGAAGTAAATTTTTATTATCAGGATTATTAAGATGTGCACATTGTAACTCTTCTATGTGTTCTTGGAGCAGAAATAATCCAAATGGAAAATATGAAAGATACTATAGATGTGAATTAAAAAATAGAGCCTCTAATAGATGCATATGTAAAATGTTAAATGCAGATAAAGCTGAAAGCTTTGTTATTGATTTATTAAAAAATCTTGATATAAAAACTATAGAAAACTACAAAAATAACTCTACTATTGAAAATGCTTCAAGCATAGAAAGAAAAAAAACAATGCTAAATAAAACATTAAATGAAAATAATAAGATTATTTCAGGCCTTATAAAAAAATTAGCATTATTAGATGATATGGACATATTAAACACTATTCAAAATGAGATTAAAAGCTTAAAAACAGAAAATAAAACTATAGAAAAAAATATAAATAATCTAAGTATAAAATCATTTGTTGTTGAAGATGAAAAAGAAAATAAAAAAGCCTTCATAGAAAGCTTAAAATTATTTAAAAAGACTATTGATCTTATAGGTGATATTGAAATTAAAAGAAACATGATAGAAAATCTAGTTGAATATTTTACTTATAACTCTGAAACAAAACAAATTAAGTTTAAATTGAGGCTGTAA